The Microbacterium trichothecenolyticum sequence AGACCATCATCGGTTGGCCCTCGCCCGGCAAGCAGAACTCCGGCAAGATCCACGGCTCCGCCCTCGGTGCCGACGAACTGCGCGCCACGAAGGAGGTGCTCGGCTTCGACCCCGAGCAGCACTTCGCCGTCTCCGACGACGTCATCGCCCACACCCGCGAGCTCGTGCAGCGCGGCGAGGCCGAGAAGGCCGCCTGGCAGCAGAAGTTCGACGCGTGGGCCGCGGCGCACCCCGAGCGCAAGCAGCTGTGGGACCGCCTCCAGGCCCGCGAGCTCCCCGCCGACATCGCCGACGCACTCCCCGCCTTCGAAGCCGGCAAGGACGTCTCGACCCGCGCCGCCTCCGGCACGGTCATCAACGCCCTGGCCGCCGAGCTTCCCGAGCTCTGGGGCGGCTCGGCCGACCTCGCCGAGTCCAACCTGACGACCATCAAGGATGCCAAGTCCTTCATCCCCGCCGAGTGGTCGACGCACGAATGGACGGGAAGCCCCTACGGCCGTGTGCTGCACTTCGGCATCCGCGAGCACGCGATGGGCGCGATCCTCAACGGCATCGTCCTGCACGGTCCGACGCGCCCCTTCGGCGGCACGTTCCTCATCTTCAGCGACTACATGCGCCCGCCGGTGCGTCTGGCCGCGCTGATGAACATCCCGACGCTGTTCGTCTGGACGCACGACTCCGTCGCCCTCGGCGAAGACGGACCGACCCACCAGCCGATCGAGCAGCTGGCGACCCTGCGCGCCATCCCGAACTTCGCTCTCGTGCGTCCCGCCGACGCCAACGAGACGAGCGTCGTCTGGCTGGAGCTGCTGCGTCGTACGGCCGGCCCCGCGGGCCTCGCGCTGACCCGCCAGAACATCCCGGTCTTCGCCCGCGGCGACGGTGAGGCATCCGGTGACGAGTTCGCCTCGGCCGCAGGTGCGGTCAAGGGCGCGTACGTCCTGGCGGAGGCGGCGAACGGCGAGCCCGACGTCATTCTCATCGCCACCGGTTCCGAGGTGCAGCTGGCCGTCGAGGCCCGCGAGACGCTCGCCGCCGAGGGCGTGCACGCCCGCGTGGTGTCGGCCCCGTCGCTGGAGTGGTTCGCCGAGCAGGACGAGGAGTACCGCGAGTCGGTGCTGCCCTCGTCGGTGAAGGCGCGCGTGTCGGTCGAGGCCGGCTCCGCTCTCAGCTGGCACGGCATCGTCGGCGACGCCGGCCGCTCGGTCGCGATCGACCACTTCGGTGCGTCGGCCGACTACAAGACCCTTTTCCAGAAGTTCGGCATCACGGCCGAGGCCGTCGTCGAGGCCGCGCGCGACTCGATCGCGGCGGCGAAGAAGTAATCCGAGGAGATTAACGACATGAGCACTCCCACCGAACAGCTCTCCGCCGCCGGCGTCAGCATCTGGCTCGACGACCTGTCGCGCCAGCGCATCCAGTCGGGCAATCTCGCCGAGCTCATCGAGGCGCGCAACGTCTCGGGCGTCACGACGAACCCGACCATCTTCGCCGGCGCCCTCTCGAAGGGCGAGGCGTACGAGGGTCAGGTGCAGGAGCTGGCCGCCGCCGGCGCCGATGTCGACGAGGCGATCTTCTCGATCACCACCGACGACGTCCGCGACGCGTGCGACATCTTCTTGCCCGTGTTCGAGGCCACCGACGGTGTCGACGGCCGCGTGTCGATCGAGGTCTCCCCCGACCTCGCCCACGACACCGAGGGCACCGTGGCGCAGGCGAAAGATCTGTCGGCGCGCGTCGACCGCAAGAACGTGCTGATCAAGATCCCCGCGACCAAGGCGGGCCTTCCGGCCATCACCGAGGTCATCGGTGCGGGTATCTCCGTCAACGTCACGCTCATCTTCAGCCTCGAGCGCTACGAAGAGGTCATCGACGCCTACCTCGCCGGTGTCGAGAAGGCGCAGGCCGCCGGGCACGACATCTC is a genomic window containing:
- the tal gene encoding transaldolase; its protein translation is MSTPTEQLSAAGVSIWLDDLSRQRIQSGNLAELIEARNVSGVTTNPTIFAGALSKGEAYEGQVQELAAAGADVDEAIFSITTDDVRDACDIFLPVFEATDGVDGRVSIEVSPDLAHDTEGTVAQAKDLSARVDRKNVLIKIPATKAGLPAITEVIGAGISVNVTLIFSLERYEEVIDAYLAGVEKAQAAGHDISTLQSVASFFVSRVDTEIDKRLAALGTDEAAALKGKAGIANARLAYELFEKKFAEDRAKKLLDAGATVQRPLWASTGVKDPALPDTLYVTELVAPGTVNTMPEKTLEATFDHGVITGDTVTGAYAEAHEVFDRLAAAGVDVADATQTLEDEGVEKFIASWHELQDTVKTALEAGSAQAAQ
- the tkt gene encoding transketolase; translation: MSDFEWDEIDRRAVDTARILAADAVEKVGNGHPGTAMSLAPAAYLLYQRVLRHDPADTHWPGRDRFILSAGHSSLTQYVQLYLGGFGLELRDLQALRTWGSLTPGHPEYGHTDGVEITTGPLGQGLASSVGFAYAARYERGLFDPETPAGESPFDHFVYVIAGDGDLQEGVTSEASSLAGHQELGNLIAIYDSNQISIEDDTNVAFTEDVHKRYESYGWHVQTVDWKKTGQYVEDVAELYAAIEAAKGETSKPSLIILKTIIGWPSPGKQNSGKIHGSALGADELRATKEVLGFDPEQHFAVSDDVIAHTRELVQRGEAEKAAWQQKFDAWAAAHPERKQLWDRLQARELPADIADALPAFEAGKDVSTRAASGTVINALAAELPELWGGSADLAESNLTTIKDAKSFIPAEWSTHEWTGSPYGRVLHFGIREHAMGAILNGIVLHGPTRPFGGTFLIFSDYMRPPVRLAALMNIPTLFVWTHDSVALGEDGPTHQPIEQLATLRAIPNFALVRPADANETSVVWLELLRRTAGPAGLALTRQNIPVFARGDGEASGDEFASAAGAVKGAYVLAEAANGEPDVILIATGSEVQLAVEARETLAAEGVHARVVSAPSLEWFAEQDEEYRESVLPSSVKARVSVEAGSALSWHGIVGDAGRSVAIDHFGASADYKTLFQKFGITAEAVVEAARDSIAAAKK